From a single Sediminibacterium sp. KACHI17 genomic region:
- a CDS encoding DUF1800 domain-containing protein: MWLKRSIVVFLLIASTAFIPAGPHTFNIRMPYQKAGLTQEQAAAHLLNRFSFGIQPGQIEEVVKMGLENWLQQQLEASLPDTELEKRLNVFDALKMNNEVIVNTYLTPAQIIRLGVREKIIRNDSINNADREKYREELAKVMRASGVKPVQELHRQLVNQKVLRALYSNNQLKEVLTDFWFNHFNVSLTKGQSQQYVMSYERDAIRPYVFGNFKDMLLATAKHPAMLEYLDNALSVSNDNERARRQQNNAMFRAARERAEARLNDTSMPGNALVQQAVAARRTQGLNENYAREVMELHTLGVDGGYTQKDVTEVARALTGWSVRPMYKNGPAMRLIENLDETQMKRRGLMVDGDFLFRGDKHDEGEKLILGKKYNGKDGYEEGVAVLNTLASHTSTAKFIATKLAIRFVSDEPSQALIKTLANTYQQTDGNIKAMIIAMVNHPDFWSKNALREKIKSPFEFAISALRATKAQVMQPFQVFNWCSKMGQRVYYYQAPTGFPDRANFWINSGALLNRMNFGLALATQKIPGVRVNLLALNNYHEPESADEALRAFSKILLPERDHEENIRRLTAMVRDVNVEQKIVAAAAKTKNNKMEEELEEDIKSQITRDKEEGKKEVTSMAQVVGIIIGSPEFQRK; the protein is encoded by the coding sequence ATGTGGCTGAAACGCTCAATAGTTGTTTTTTTATTGATTGCATCCACGGCATTCATTCCTGCAGGTCCACACACATTCAATATTCGAATGCCTTATCAAAAGGCAGGTCTTACCCAAGAACAAGCAGCAGCTCATTTATTGAATCGATTCAGTTTCGGAATACAACCCGGACAAATCGAAGAAGTAGTAAAGATGGGCTTAGAGAATTGGCTGCAACAGCAACTTGAAGCGTCCTTACCTGATACGGAACTGGAAAAAAGACTCAATGTGTTTGATGCATTGAAAATGAACAATGAAGTGATCGTAAACACCTATCTCACTCCTGCTCAGATCATAAGGCTGGGTGTACGGGAAAAGATCATTCGTAATGATTCGATCAATAATGCTGACCGCGAGAAATATCGGGAAGAGCTTGCGAAGGTGATGAGGGCATCCGGTGTAAAACCTGTACAAGAGTTACATCGACAATTGGTAAATCAGAAAGTATTACGAGCCTTATACAGTAATAACCAACTCAAAGAAGTGCTGACAGACTTTTGGTTCAATCATTTTAATGTGTCACTGACCAAAGGACAATCACAGCAATATGTGATGAGCTATGAACGTGATGCGATCAGACCCTATGTATTCGGGAATTTTAAAGATATGCTCTTGGCTACCGCAAAACATCCCGCAATGTTGGAATATCTGGATAATGCATTAAGTGTAAGTAATGATAATGAGCGCGCGCGCAGGCAACAAAACAATGCAATGTTTCGAGCTGCAAGAGAAAGAGCAGAAGCCAGATTGAATGATACATCTATGCCCGGAAATGCTTTAGTACAACAAGCAGTGGCTGCAAGAAGAACACAAGGGTTAAACGAGAATTATGCACGTGAAGTTATGGAGTTGCATACACTGGGTGTAGATGGCGGATATACACAAAAAGATGTTACAGAAGTAGCACGGGCATTGACCGGATGGAGTGTAAGGCCTATGTATAAAAATGGCCCTGCGATGCGTTTGATTGAAAATCTTGATGAAACGCAAATGAAAAGAAGGGGATTGATGGTCGATGGAGATTTTTTATTTCGAGGGGATAAACATGATGAAGGGGAAAAACTTATTCTCGGAAAAAAATACAATGGGAAAGATGGGTATGAAGAAGGCGTCGCAGTATTGAATACATTAGCATCACATACATCTACGGCAAAATTCATTGCAACAAAATTGGCGATACGTTTTGTATCGGATGAGCCATCTCAAGCATTGATCAAAACACTTGCAAATACCTATCAACAAACAGATGGCAATATCAAAGCCATGATCATTGCGATGGTGAATCATCCTGATTTCTGGTCAAAGAATGCGTTACGAGAAAAAATAAAATCTCCATTTGAATTTGCTATCAGCGCACTGAGAGCTACAAAAGCACAAGTGATGCAGCCTTTTCAGGTATTTAACTGGTGTAGTAAAATGGGACAAAGGGTTTATTATTACCAGGCACCAACCGGTTTTCCTGATCGTGCTAATTTCTGGATCAATAGTGGTGCATTGTTGAATCGAATGAATTTTGGATTGGCATTGGCCACACAAAAAATTCCGGGGGTTCGGGTGAATCTGTTGGCACTCAACAATTATCATGAACCAGAAAGTGCTGATGAAGCTTTGCGGGCTTTCAGTAAAATATTATTACCCGAGAGAGATCATGAAGAAAATATCAGAAGGCTAACAGCAATGGTAAGAGATGTGAATGTAGAGCAAAAAATAGTTGCAGCAGCAGCTAAGACGAAAAATAATAAGATGGAAGAAGAGTTGGAAGAGGACATAAAGTCACAAATAACAAGAGATAAGGAAGAGGGAAAGAAAGAAGTGACGAGTATGGCGCAGGTCGTAGGAATAATCATTGGCTCACCGGAGTTTCAACGGAAGTGA
- a CDS encoding DUF1501 domain-containing protein, with product MALFAAGFGGVPNFIARAAESGKIIPPYKRNKVLVCIFQRGAMDGLMAVSPFADPNLKTLRPTLYMSPAQTQGSMMDLDGQFALHPSLQSLSSFFSEGRMAIVHGVGSPNNTRSHFDAQDFMESGTPFNKGTTSGWLNRAVGLTGHEATPFSAVSITNALPRSLYGDREALAISNLQDFAIQMQGNPMAGNMAAKSFESLYDQTSNQLLNKTGKESFEAIRILKSTDIKNYQPANGAVYPNSPLGNSLKQIATLIKMDVGMEVAFAESGGWDTHFNQGTLNGAFARNLRDFSDSIAAFWKDMGTYQDDVTVMTMTEFGRTAHQNGTGGTDHGRASCLFVLGNDVAGGKVYHQIKSLAKSDLEDGRDLPVSTDFRAVFSDVALGHLKLKQTKGLFPGWDGKALKIMKG from the coding sequence ATGGCCTTGTTTGCGGCGGGTTTTGGCGGCGTCCCTAATTTTATTGCACGTGCAGCAGAGAGTGGTAAGATCATTCCACCTTATAAAAGAAATAAAGTATTGGTATGCATCTTTCAAAGAGGTGCAATGGACGGATTGATGGCGGTGAGTCCATTTGCGGATCCAAACCTAAAAACTCTTCGCCCTACTTTGTATATGAGCCCTGCACAAACACAAGGTAGCATGATGGATCTTGATGGACAATTTGCATTACACCCATCTCTTCAGAGTTTGTCTTCATTTTTTTCAGAAGGAAGAATGGCGATCGTGCATGGTGTAGGTAGTCCGAATAATACTCGAAGTCATTTTGATGCACAGGATTTCATGGAGAGTGGAACACCTTTTAATAAAGGTACTACAAGCGGATGGCTGAACAGAGCGGTAGGATTAACCGGACACGAGGCAACACCATTCAGTGCGGTAAGTATTACCAATGCATTGCCACGCAGTTTGTATGGTGATCGAGAAGCATTGGCGATCAGTAACCTTCAAGATTTTGCAATACAGATGCAGGGAAATCCGATGGCAGGTAATATGGCGGCCAAATCATTTGAGTCTTTGTATGATCAAACCAGTAATCAGTTATTGAATAAAACCGGTAAAGAGAGTTTTGAAGCCATACGTATTTTGAAGTCTACCGATATCAAAAATTATCAACCGGCGAATGGTGCTGTATATCCTAATTCTCCATTAGGAAATTCATTGAAACAAATCGCTACACTGATCAAAATGGATGTGGGTATGGAAGTGGCATTTGCTGAAAGCGGTGGTTGGGATACACATTTCAATCAAGGAACCCTGAATGGTGCATTCGCCCGTAATCTGCGCGATTTCAGTGATAGTATCGCTGCTTTTTGGAAAGATATGGGAACTTATCAGGATGATGTAACGGTAATGACCATGACAGAATTTGGCAGAACCGCACACCAGAATGGAACGGGCGGAACAGACCACGGAAGAGCGAGTTGTTTATTTGTATTGGGAAATGATGTTGCAGGAGGTAAAGTATACCATCAAATAAAATCACTGGCCAAATCAGATCTGGAAGATGGACGAGACCTGCCTGTATCAACAGATTTCAGGGCAGTATTCAGTGATGTGGCTTTGGGCCATCTGAAGCTGAAACAAACAAAAGGACTATTTCCCGGCTGGGATGGTAAAGCATTGAAAATAATGAAGGGATGA
- a CDS encoding WG repeat-containing protein, translating into MRGIFFAVLYTLIFCSCLQAQHLIPFIEKNRFGFLHKNNGRTVIPPQFVFASSFKDSIAVAAIGNHIVSAQYGFINDKGKWIITPQFSAVDQFSEYKARVQKNGKWGYINKKGIMIIPLQFAHCYNFSEGLAPASFKNNLWGLIDTLGKFVIQPSYYNITSVFSGVVCTQQNMTDPWEILTLKNKTSIKTSFTRMNGFADSLSAARDTSNKWGFVDMSGQWVIAPTYTNAASFSEGLAAVQKDYKSWGFINKKGEWVIEPRFDRIGTFKDGLAMMELGNDIVYINNEGSILFRFQR; encoded by the coding sequence ATGAGAGGTATATTCTTTGCTGTCTTGTACACGCTGATCTTTTGTTCCTGTTTACAGGCACAGCATCTTATACCATTTATCGAGAAAAACAGATTTGGCTTTTTGCACAAGAACAACGGAAGAACCGTAATACCGCCTCAATTCGTATTTGCAAGTTCATTTAAAGACAGTATTGCTGTAGCTGCCATCGGCAATCATATTGTATCTGCTCAATACGGTTTCATTAATGATAAAGGAAAATGGATCATTACCCCACAATTCAGCGCTGTCGATCAGTTTTCTGAATATAAAGCAAGGGTACAAAAAAATGGGAAATGGGGATATATCAACAAAAAAGGGATCATGATCATTCCTCTTCAATTTGCTCATTGCTATAATTTTTCAGAAGGACTTGCACCGGCATCATTCAAAAACAATCTGTGGGGACTGATTGATACCCTTGGGAAATTTGTGATTCAACCCAGTTACTACAATATCACTTCTGTTTTCTCAGGAGTGGTGTGTACACAACAAAATATGACCGATCCTTGGGAGATACTCACACTCAAAAACAAAACAAGTATCAAGACATCATTCACACGCATGAATGGTTTTGCAGATAGTTTGTCTGCTGCACGTGATACCAGCAACAAGTGGGGGTTTGTTGACATGAGCGGACAATGGGTGATTGCCCCTACTTATACCAATGCAGCATCTTTCAGTGAAGGACTAGCAGCTGTTCAGAAAGATTATAAAAGCTGGGGCTTTATCAATAAAAAAGGGGAATGGGTCATTGAGCCTCGTTTTGATCGTATCGGTACTTTCAAAGATGGATTGGCGATGATGGAACTAGGTAATGATATCGTTTATATCAACAATGAAGGATCGATATTATTTCGTTTTCAGCGATGA